Proteins found in one Canis aureus isolate CA01 chromosome 19, VMU_Caureus_v.1.0, whole genome shotgun sequence genomic segment:
- the WDR83 gene encoding WD repeat domain-containing protein 83, which yields MAFPEPKPRGPELPQKRVKTLDCGQGAVRAVRFNVDGNYCLTCGSDKTLKLWNPLRGTLLRTYSGHGYEVLDAAGSFDNSSLCSGGGDKAVVLWDVASGQVVRKFRGHAGKVNTVQFNEEATVILSGSIDSSIRCWDCRSRRPEPVQTLDEARDGISSVKVSDHEVLAGSVDGRVRRYDLRMGQLFSDYVGSPITCTCFSRDGQCTLVSSLDSTLRLLDKDTGELLGEYTGHKNQEYKLDCCLSERDTHVVSCSEDGKVYFWDLVEGALALALPVGPGVVQSLAYHPTEPCLLTAMGGSVHCWREEAYEAEGGTG from the exons ATGGCTttccctgagccaaaaccacggGGCCCGGAGCTGCCGCAAAAACGGGTGAAGACCCTGGACTGCGGGCAGGGGGCAGTGCGAGCTGTACGATTTAATG TGGATGGCAATTACTGTCTGACGTGCGGCAGCGACAAGACCCTGAAGCTGTGGAATCCGTTGCGAGGGACGCTGCTGAGGACGTACAGTGGCCACGGCTACGAGGTGCTGGACGCGGCCGG CTCGTTTGACAACAGTAGTCTCTGCTCCGGCGGCGGGGACAAGGCGGTGGTGCTGTGGGATGTGGCATCGGGGCAGGTCGTTCGCAAATTCCGGGGCCACGCGGGG AAGGTGAACACGGTCCAGTTTAATGAAGAGGCTACGGTCATCCTGTCTG GCTCTATTGATTCCAGCATACGATGCTGGGACTGCCGATCTCGGAGGCCTGAGCCGGTGCAGACACTGGACGAAGCCAGGGATGGCATATCCAGTGTGAAAGTGTCAGACCATGAGGTCCTGGCAGG CTCCGTTGACGGCCGGGTGAGGCGCTATGACCTGAGGATGGGGCAGCTCTTCTCAGACTATGTGGGCA gtCCTATCACTTGTACCTGCTTTAGCCGGGATGGGCAGTGCACCCTGGTGTCCAGCTTGGACTCCACGTTGCGGCTTCTAGACAAGGACACAGGGGAGCTGCTGGGCGA GTACACAGGCCACAAGAACCAGGAGTACAAGCTGGACTGCTGCCTGAGTGAGCGTGACACACACGTGGTCAGCTGCTCTGAGGATGGAAAGGTGTACTTCTGGGACCTGGTAGAG GGTGCCCTGGCACTGGCCCTTCCTGTGGGTCCCGGCGTGGTACAGTCACTGGCCTACCACCCCACGGAGCCCTGCCTGCTGACTGCCATGGGGGGCAGCGTCCATTGCTGGCGGGAGGAGGCTTATGAGGCTGAGGGTGGCACAGGCTGA
- the DHPS gene encoding deoxyhypusine synthase isoform X3 yields the protein MVDVLVTTAGGVEEDFIKCLAPTYLGDFSLRGKELRENGINRIGNLLVPNDNYCKFEDWLMPILDQMVLEQNTEGVKWTPSKMIARLGKEINNPESVYYWAQKNHIPVLSPALTDGSLGDMIFFHSYKNPGLVLDIVEDLRLINTQAIFAKRTGMIILGGGVVKHHIANANLMRNGADYAVYINTAQEFDGSDSGARPDEAVSWGKIRVDAQPVKVYADATLVFPLLVAETFAQKRDAFMPEKNED from the exons GTGGACGTCTTAGTGACCACAGCTGGCGGTGTGGAGGAAGATTTTATCAAGTGCCTGGCACCCACGTACCTGGGCGATTTCAGTCTCAGGGGGAAGGAGCTACGTGAGAACGGGATCAACAG GATTGGAAACCTACTGGTGCCCAATGACAATTACTGCAAGTTTGAGGACTGGTTGATGCCCATTCTGGACCAAATGGTGCTGGAGCAGAACACAGAG GGTGTGAAGTGGACACCTTCCAAGATGATTGCCCGACTGGGCAAGGAGATCAACAACCCAGAATCAGTGTATTACTGGGCCCAGAAG AACCACATCCCCGTGTTGAGCCCAGCGCTCACAGATGGCTCCTTGGGCGACATGATCTTCTTCCATTCCTACAAGAACCCAGGCCTGGTCCTGGACATTGTTGAGG ACCTGCGACTCATCAACACACAGGCCATCTTTGCCAAGCGCACTGGGATGATCATCCTGGGCGGGGGTGTGGTCAAGCACCACATCGCCAATGCCAACCTCATG CGGAATGGGGCTGACTATGCTGTCTACATCAACACGGCCCAGGAGTTTGATGGCTCGGACTCTGGTGCCAGGCCTGACGAAGCTGTCTCTTGGGGCAAGATCCGGGTGGATGCACAGCCGGTCAAG GTCTATGCTGATGCCACCCTggtcttccccctgcttgtggctGAAACCTTTGCCCAGAAAAGAGATGCCTTCATGCCTGAGAAGAATGAAGACTGA